From the Polaribacter gangjinensis genome, the window AATCAAAACGCCATTTTGTTGAGCTGTTTTATCCATTTCTAATAAATAAAACACCTCTAATGCGCGTTCATAATGATCTTTTTCAGAAGAAAATTCAATATGAACGCGTATTTCACCAGAAGTGTTTTTTTCTGCGATTTTTATGGCTGCAACAATTTCTTGCTCGTCATTTGGAGTTAAAAAAGCTTCTATTTCAGACATTTATTCTTTTTTCTTATTGAAATCGAAGTTTACATCTGGTGCGTTTTCTGAACCAGGATTTGATTTGTAACGACTCATTTCATCAAAATTAAAAATCCCTGCTAAAAAGCTGTTTGGAAATACTTTGATATGTTTATTGTAGTTGTTTACACCTTCATTAAAACGATCTCTTGCTACATTGATTCGGTTTTCAGTCCCTTCTAATTGGCTCTGTAATTCCAAAAAGTTAGCATTTGCTTTCAAATCAGGATAACGCTCCACCACCAATAATAATTTTGATAACGCACCCGTTAAACCAGCCTGAGTTTGTTGAAATTGCGCCATATTTTCAGCTGTCAAATTATTGGCATCAATAGTTGTTGAGGTTGCTTTTGATCGTGCTTCAATCACTTGAGTCAACGTTTCTTTTTCAAAATCTGCAGCACCTTGTACTGTTTTTACCAAGTTTCCAATCAAGTCGTTTCTTCGTTGATAAGCACTTTCTACATTAGACCAAGTAGTTTTTGCATCCTCTTGTAAAACAACTGCTGTATTGTTAAAGTTTTTTGCCCAACTGTAAAATCCGAAGATGACAACTACTATAATAATTACTGGGATAAGCCATTTTTTCATAATTTCCTTGATTTAAAATTTATTTTTTGTTGATGATTTTTATGAATTATTTCTATTTAGTTTTCAAATTTACAAAATCTGCGTTACACTTTTACAAAGATGTGCCACCATCCAAGGTAATTGTTTGTCCTGTAATAAATTGAGTTTCATCAGAAGCCAACCAAAGTACAGCAGCTGCAATTTCATCAGGTTTTGCATATCGTTTCATTGGAATGACACTTTTTAACTTAGCATCCATTTCGGGTTTGGTGTTTCGCAATTGATCTAATAAAGGAGATGCTGTATACCCAGGACAAACCGCATTGATTCGGATGTTTTGAGAAGCATATTCCATAGCTGCAGATTTAGTCATGCCTACGACCGCAAATTTACTAGCACTGTAACTGATATTGTGAGATGAAGCTTTTAAACCTGCCAAAGAAGCAACGTTTACAATGTTTCCATAACCTTGAATCAAAAATTGCTGCAATGCGAGTTTCATCCCATAAAAAACACCTGTTTGGTTTACAGAAATTACACGATCCCAATCTCTTAAAGTTGCTTCGTGGGTTTTTAAATAACTAGGTCCAATACCTGCATTATTGATCATAATATCAATTTTACCAAATTCAGCTACTGTGGTATTTATTAGTTTTTCAACATCAGTAAACTTTGCCACATTTACTTTTATTGGAAGCGCATTTCCTTGATTTGTTACAATTTCATCAGCAATTTTTTGCGCATTTTCTAAATTGATGTCAGCAACCACGACAGTCGCACCCTTTTTTGCAAATTGAAATGCACAGGCTTTTCCAATGCCTGAAGCTGCTCCTGTGATGATTACAATTTTATTTTTAAAATGCATAATTGTCTTTTTTTTGAAAACTTGCATCAATAAGTACCATTAAATGCGGACAACGGATCCTTTTCTATAAGTTTTTTTTGAATATATATTTTGACAACATGTAAAGCTAAATTGATGAACTCTTGTAAACTTTTTGGTTACATCTCTTATCCAACCAATTCATCCAAAATTTTGATATTTGGTACTCTTTTTATTGAAAAAATTCCTTCTGAAAGTTACTATGTATGTATTTTACAAAACCTTCAAGTACATACTTTTTAGCAATAATTTAAAGTTGATTTTTTATTTTGATAAGCTCTGCTTTTACAGCTTCTAATCTGCTAATAATTTCGTGATTGTGAAAAATTGCTGTTGGATTTTTCTTTAATTTTTGTTTGGCTCCTTCTAAAGTAAATCCGTTTTCTTTTACCAAATTATAGATTAACTTGATATTTTTTAAGTCTTCTTGTGTAAATAGCCTATTTCCTTTGGCGTTTTTTTTGGGTTTTAAAACATCAAATTCTTTCTCCCAGAATCTAATTAACGAAGTATTTACTTGAAATGCTTGTGCTACTTCACCAATTTTATAATATCTTTTTTCGGGTAAATCTATATGCATATTTTTTAATCTAAAGATTGGCTATCTTCTGATGCTTTTTGCAATGCTGCAAACTCTTCTAAAGTCAAATCAGCATAGTAAAAATTTATTGGATTCAATGATACTCCATTTTTCAAAACCTCATAATGCAAATGTGGAGAAACTGACAATCCTGTGTTACCAACATATCCAATTAAATCGCCTCTTTTTACATACCTGCCATTTGCAGTGGCAATTTTACTCATATGAGCATAAATTGTTTGATATCCATAACCGTGACTAATATACACAACATTTCCGTAAGTACTGCTTCTTTCAGCTAAAATAACTCTGCCATTTCCAGAGGCATAAATTGGAGTTCCTTTTGCTGCAGAAAAATCCATTCCTTTATGGAATTTATTGATTTTCAAGATAGGATGCATTCTCATTTGAAAACCCGATGCTACATAAAAATCTTCTTTTTTTACGGGTAATATTGCCGGAATTGATGCCAACATGTTTTCTTTATCTTTTGCTAGGTTTACAATTTCATCCAAAGATTTTGATTGAACCACCAATTGTTTTGATAAAATATCTACTTCTTTGGTTAGGTTTATAATTAATTGCGAATTGTCATAACCTTCTAAATCTTTGTATCTATTAATACCTCCAAAACCAGCTTTTCGCTGCTCATCAGTGATAGGATTTGCCTCAAAATAACTTCTATAAATATTGTTATCTCGTTGTTGAATTTCATCTAAAATAACAGCAGTTTCTTCTAACCTTTTAGTTAACAATTCATAGTGCAATTTTAAATTCTCTAATTCACGTTTTTGAGCACGTTGTTTTGGAGACATGATAAACTGACTAAAAGTAATAAATCCTAAAAAAGCAATTAATATTATCGCTAAAAAGCTAAAAAGTATTCTTCGATAATAATCTCCTTTTTTTACCTTAATTTTTCGATAAGATAAAGTGAGTTCATCATAATAATATTTTACTTTCGCCATATTGCTAAATGTACTATTTTTGCCCTGTTAAATAGATTTTTAACTGAAAAATCCATGTTTATGAACTTACAAATCTAAAAAATATTTTATTAGTACTTTTTTTTACATGGCTTTTTTAAAATTAATTAACACAATCTAACTTCCATTAGAATCCATTTATCTATGAAATCTCAAGATATTCGTGCTACTTTTTTACGCTTTTTTGAAGAAAAATCGCATCTTATTGTTCCATCTGCACCTTTAGTTCCAAAAGACGATCCAACATTAATGTTCGTCAACTCAGGAATGGCGCCTTTTAAAGAATACTTTTTAGGAAATGGTATTCCTAAAAATAATCGCATTGCAGATACTCAAAAATGTTTGCGTGTTTCAGGAAAACACAATGATTTGGAAGAAGTTGGTTATGATACTTATCATCACACTTTGTTTGAAATGTTGGGAAATTGGTCTTTTGGAGATTATTTCAAAAAAGAAGCAATTGCTTGGGCTTGGGAATTGTTGACGGAAGTTTACAAAATCGACAAAGACATTTTATATGTTACTGTTTTTGAAGGAAGTGAAGAAGACAATCTTCCTATGGATACTGAAGCTTATGAATTATGGAAGCAATTTATCCCAGAAAATCGAATTTTAAAAGGCAACAAAAAAGATAATTTTTGGGAAATGGGTGATCAAGGACCTTGTGGACCTTGTTCTGAAATTCATGTGGATATTCGTTCAAAAGAGGAAAAATCAAAGATTGATGGCAAAGATTTGGTGAACAATGACCATCCTCAAGTAGTAGAAATTTGGAATTTGGTTTTTATGCAATTCAACCGAAAAGCAGATGGCTCACTTGAAAATTTACCCAATAAACATATTGATACAGGAATGGGTTTTGAGCGTTTGTGCATGGTGTTGCAAGGTGTTCAATCCAATTATGATACTGATGTTTTTACACCAATTATCAGAGAAATTGAAACGATTTCTGATACAAAGTACGGCGTAAATGACAAACAAGATATTGCCATTCGCGTTATTTGCGATCATATAAGAACAGTTGCTTTTTCAATTGCTGATGGCCAATTGCCAAGTAATACTGGTGCAGGCTATGTAATTCGTAGAATTTTAAGACGTGCTGTGCGTTATGGATTTACATTTTTAAACAAAAAAGAACCATTTATTTATAGATTGACGACTGTCTTGAGCGAAAAAATGGGTGTTGCTTTTCCGGAATTGAAAGAGCAAAAACAACTCATTGAAAACGTAATCAAAGAAGAAGAAGCCTCATTTTTAAGAACTTTAGAACAAGGTTTATTGTTATTAGATGGCATTATTTCATCTTCAAAATCAACTCAAATTTCTGGCGAAAAAGCCTTTGAATTGTATGATACATTTGGTTTTCCTATCGATTTAACATCGTTAATTTTAGCCGAAAAAGGATTTACTTTGGACGAAAAAGGATTTCAAGAAGAACTACAAAAACAAAAAAATCGCTCAAGAGCTGCAAGCGAAACTTCTACCGAAGATTGGGTTGTAATTAGAGAAGATGCTTTTGAAGAATTTGTTGGATATGACTATTTAGAAGCCGAAGTTAAAATTACCAAATACCGAAAAGTAACCTCAAAAAAAGACGGAGAATTGTATCAATTGGTGTTCAATTTAACACCTTTTTATCCTGAAGGAGGAGGTCAAGTTGGTGATAAAGGTTTCTTAAAAGATCATCAAGGGGACTTGGTTTACATCATTGATACCAAAAAAGAAAACAACCTTATCATTCACTACACCAAAAATTTACCTTCGCATTTGAATGATGTTTTTCAAGCAGTTGTAAGTAGTGAACATCGAAAATTATCAGCAAGTAATCACTCTGCAACGCATTTATTACATCAAGCATTGCGCAGTATTTTAGGAACGCATGTAGAACAAAAAGGCTCGTTAGTGAAACCAGCTTCTTTGCGTTTTGACTTTTCGCACTTTGCAAAAGTAACTGCGGATGAATTGCGAGATATCGAAAATTTTGTAAATGCACGTATTGAAGGCAAACTTCCTTTGGAAGAAAAAAGAAATATTCCATTAAAACAAGCACTTGAAGACGGAGCAATGGCATTGTTTGGAGAAAAATATGGAGATACAGTTAGAAGTATCAAATTTGGAAAATCAGTAGAACTTTGTGGTGGAATTCATGTGAAAAACACAAGTGATATTTGGCATTTTAAAATTATCTCTGAAGGTGCAGTTGCTGCAGGAATTAGACGTATTGAGGCAATTACCAATGAAGCTGTAAAAAACTTTTATTTTGATACGCATAGCACACTTTCTGAAATTAAAAGTGTTTTGAACAATGCTCAAGAACCCGTTAAAGCTGTTCAAAATTTGCAAGAAGAAAATGCTGATTTGAAAAAACAAATAGAACAATTATTAAAAGAAAAAGCTGCAAACGTTGCTGAAACCATTCAAAATCAATTGCAAGAAATTAGTGGCGTACAATTTTTAGCAACCAAAGTGGATTTAGATGCCAATAGCATTAAAAATATTGCTTTTGGTTTGGGACAAAAACACCAAAATTTATTCTTGGTTTTTGCAACTTCTTCAGGTAATGACAAAGCCATGATTACTTGCTATATATCAAAAGAATTGGCAAAAGAACGCGGTTTTGATGCAGGAAAAGTAGTAAGTGAATTAGGAAAACTGATTCATGGTGGTGGAGGTGGTCAAAATTTCTTTGCCACTGCAGGAGGAAAAAATCCAGGAGGAATTCCAAAAGCATTGGAAAAAGCCAAAGAATATGTAATATAACATGAAACTTCAAACGCAAATTCCGCTTCAAAAAGAAACTAAAAACCCAATCAATTACCATTCAAAAATGGTATTGTTGGGTTCTTGTTTTTCTGAAAATATTGGAGCGAAGTTTGACTATTTTAAGTTTCAAAATTTGCAAAATCCGTTCGGAATTTTTTTTCATCCAAAAGCGATTGAAAAGTTCATACAACAAGTTATCTCCAAAAAAGTATTCTCTGAAAACGATATTTTCTTTGAAAATGAGCGTTGGCATTGTTTTGACGCGCATTCTAGTTTGAGTTCTTCAAACAAAGAAATTTTATTATCAAACCTAAATTTAGAGATTGAATCTACAAATTTGGCGCTCAAAAACGCAACTCATTGTTTTATAACTCTAGGAACTTCATGGATTTATAGAAATATTGAAACCAATGAAATTGTAGCAAATTGTCATAAAATTCCTCAAAAAAATTTTACCAAAGAATTGCTTTCTGTAGCTGAAATATCAGCAAGTTTACAAAATATTATTGCCCAAATTCAATCTATAAATCCAACAATTACAATAATTTTTACAGTCTCGCCAGTAAGACATTTAAAGGATGGTTTTGTAGAAAATACTCAAAGCAAAGCGCATTTAATTGCAGGAATTCATTCGGTTTTAAAAGGTAAAAATGGTTGTTATTTTCCTTCTTATGAAATCATGATGGATGAATTGCGCGATTATCGCTTTTATGCAGAAGACATGATTCATCCATCTAAAATTGCCATTGATTATATTTGGAAAAAATTAGTAACTACTTGGTTTTCTGAAGATAGCATTCCTATTATGAATGAAGTTGATAGTATTCAAAAAGCAATGTTACACAGACCTTTTCACGAAAATTCTGAACAACATCGAGCTTTCTTAAAACAAGTAAATTCTAAAATAGCCGAAATTCAAAAACAATTTACTTCAATTCAATTTTAGTTTTTTAGCATCCAAGATTTTAAAAGCATCGTTTGAAAAATACGTCAAAGTACGTATGTAAAATCATATTGATTTTTTGCTTACTTTACCAGAAAAAACAAACATGCTTAAAAATATATTCTATCCAACTTCACAAAATGTGTTTATTTGGCTAAGTACTGTTTACCTTTTGTTTTT encodes:
- a CDS encoding LemA family protein translates to MKKWLIPVIIIVVVIFGFYSWAKNFNNTAVVLQEDAKTTWSNVESAYQRRNDLIGNLVKTVQGAADFEKETLTQVIEARSKATSTTIDANNLTAENMAQFQQTQAGLTGALSKLLLVVERYPDLKANANFLELQSQLEGTENRINVARDRFNEGVNNYNKHIKVFPNSFLAGIFNFDEMSRYKSNPGSENAPDVNFDFNKKKE
- a CDS encoding SDR family NAD(P)-dependent oxidoreductase, giving the protein MHFKNKIVIITGAASGIGKACAFQFAKKGATVVVADINLENAQKIADEIVTNQGNALPIKVNVAKFTDVEKLINTTVAEFGKIDIMINNAGIGPSYLKTHEATLRDWDRVISVNQTGVFYGMKLALQQFLIQGYGNIVNVASLAGLKASSHNISYSASKFAVVGMTKSAAMEYASQNIRINAVCPGYTASPLLDQLRNTKPEMDAKLKSVIPMKRYAKPDEIAAAVLWLASDETQFITGQTITLDGGTSL
- a CDS encoding MerR family transcriptional regulator; this encodes MHIDLPEKRYYKIGEVAQAFQVNTSLIRFWEKEFDVLKPKKNAKGNRLFTQEDLKNIKLIYNLVKENGFTLEGAKQKLKKNPTAIFHNHEIISRLEAVKAELIKIKNQL
- a CDS encoding M23 family metallopeptidase: MAKVKYYYDELTLSYRKIKVKKGDYYRRILFSFLAIILIAFLGFITFSQFIMSPKQRAQKRELENLKLHYELLTKRLEETAVILDEIQQRDNNIYRSYFEANPITDEQRKAGFGGINRYKDLEGYDNSQLIINLTKEVDILSKQLVVQSKSLDEIVNLAKDKENMLASIPAILPVKKEDFYVASGFQMRMHPILKINKFHKGMDFSAAKGTPIYASGNGRVILAERSSTYGNVVYISHGYGYQTIYAHMSKIATANGRYVKRGDLIGYVGNTGLSVSPHLHYEVLKNGVSLNPINFYYADLTLEEFAALQKASEDSQSLD
- the alaS gene encoding alanine--tRNA ligase, with translation MKSQDIRATFLRFFEEKSHLIVPSAPLVPKDDPTLMFVNSGMAPFKEYFLGNGIPKNNRIADTQKCLRVSGKHNDLEEVGYDTYHHTLFEMLGNWSFGDYFKKEAIAWAWELLTEVYKIDKDILYVTVFEGSEEDNLPMDTEAYELWKQFIPENRILKGNKKDNFWEMGDQGPCGPCSEIHVDIRSKEEKSKIDGKDLVNNDHPQVVEIWNLVFMQFNRKADGSLENLPNKHIDTGMGFERLCMVLQGVQSNYDTDVFTPIIREIETISDTKYGVNDKQDIAIRVICDHIRTVAFSIADGQLPSNTGAGYVIRRILRRAVRYGFTFLNKKEPFIYRLTTVLSEKMGVAFPELKEQKQLIENVIKEEEASFLRTLEQGLLLLDGIISSSKSTQISGEKAFELYDTFGFPIDLTSLILAEKGFTLDEKGFQEELQKQKNRSRAASETSTEDWVVIREDAFEEFVGYDYLEAEVKITKYRKVTSKKDGELYQLVFNLTPFYPEGGGQVGDKGFLKDHQGDLVYIIDTKKENNLIIHYTKNLPSHLNDVFQAVVSSEHRKLSASNHSATHLLHQALRSILGTHVEQKGSLVKPASLRFDFSHFAKVTADELRDIENFVNARIEGKLPLEEKRNIPLKQALEDGAMALFGEKYGDTVRSIKFGKSVELCGGIHVKNTSDIWHFKIISEGAVAAGIRRIEAITNEAVKNFYFDTHSTLSEIKSVLNNAQEPVKAVQNLQEENADLKKQIEQLLKEKAANVAETIQNQLQEISGVQFLATKVDLDANSIKNIAFGLGQKHQNLFLVFATSSGNDKAMITCYISKELAKERGFDAGKVVSELGKLIHGGGGGQNFFATAGGKNPGGIPKALEKAKEYVI
- a CDS encoding GSCFA domain-containing protein codes for the protein MKLQTQIPLQKETKNPINYHSKMVLLGSCFSENIGAKFDYFKFQNLQNPFGIFFHPKAIEKFIQQVISKKVFSENDIFFENERWHCFDAHSSLSSSNKEILLSNLNLEIESTNLALKNATHCFITLGTSWIYRNIETNEIVANCHKIPQKNFTKELLSVAEISASLQNIIAQIQSINPTITIIFTVSPVRHLKDGFVENTQSKAHLIAGIHSVLKGKNGCYFPSYEIMMDELRDYRFYAEDMIHPSKIAIDYIWKKLVTTWFSEDSIPIMNEVDSIQKAMLHRPFHENSEQHRAFLKQVNSKIAEIQKQFTSIQF